A genomic region of Mycobacterium senriense contains the following coding sequences:
- a CDS encoding FGGY family carbohydrate kinase: MTLVAGIDSSTQSCKVLVCDAATGRVVRAGQAGHPAGTEIDPAAWETAAREAIAQAGGLDGVDAIAVGAQQHGMVCLDGAGQVVRPALLWNDVRSADAAHALVDELGGARAWARAVGVVPLAAITVAKLRWLADHEPRHADRTAAVGLPHDWLTWRLRGEPDIAALTTDRSDASGTGYYDAATGAYRVDLLTLALRGRRPQLPTVLHPSGRTTCGASVFGAGLGDNAAAALGLGAEEGDVIVSIGTSGVVAAVTADPVRDDAGFVAGFADGTGRYLPLVCTLNGARVLEAAAAMLNVDQDELSRLALSAPPGSTGLVLVPYLEGERTPNRPNATGALHGLRVANATPANLARAAVEGLLCSLADGVAHLAAHGAVARRILLVGGGAQSRALRAIAPTVFGMPVLAPTPAQYVALGAARQAAWALSGSPRPPAWNPPPTDEYTADPAPEVPAHYARVRDLTEGVTGRREADETPEGPGISR, translated from the coding sequence ATGACCCTGGTCGCCGGGATCGATTCGTCGACGCAGTCCTGCAAGGTGCTGGTGTGCGATGCCGCCACCGGCCGGGTGGTCCGCGCGGGACAGGCCGGTCATCCGGCCGGCACCGAAATCGACCCGGCGGCATGGGAAACCGCCGCTCGAGAAGCGATCGCGCAGGCGGGCGGGCTGGATGGAGTCGACGCGATCGCCGTCGGCGCACAGCAGCACGGCATGGTGTGCCTGGACGGAGCCGGCCAGGTGGTACGCCCCGCACTGCTGTGGAACGACGTGCGGTCGGCCGACGCCGCGCACGCACTCGTCGACGAGCTGGGCGGCGCGCGGGCCTGGGCCCGGGCCGTCGGCGTGGTGCCGCTGGCCGCGATCACGGTGGCGAAATTGCGCTGGCTGGCCGACCACGAGCCACGGCACGCCGACCGCACCGCCGCGGTCGGCCTGCCGCACGATTGGCTGACCTGGCGGCTGCGCGGCGAGCCGGACATCGCAGCGCTGACCACCGACCGCAGCGACGCCAGCGGCACCGGCTACTACGACGCCGCGACGGGTGCCTACCGTGTCGATCTGCTGACGCTGGCGCTGCGCGGCCGTCGTCCTCAACTGCCGACCGTGCTGCACCCGTCGGGCCGAACAACCTGCGGCGCAAGCGTATTCGGTGCCGGGCTCGGGGACAACGCCGCCGCCGCGCTGGGTCTGGGCGCCGAGGAGGGCGACGTGATCGTCTCGATCGGGACCTCAGGGGTGGTGGCCGCCGTCACCGCGGATCCGGTCCGCGACGACGCGGGATTCGTCGCCGGATTCGCCGACGGCACCGGCCGTTATCTGCCGTTGGTGTGCACCCTCAACGGTGCGCGGGTGCTGGAAGCCGCCGCCGCGATGCTGAACGTCGACCAGGACGAGCTATCCCGGCTTGCGCTGTCGGCGCCGCCGGGCAGCACGGGTCTGGTCCTGGTTCCCTACCTGGAGGGCGAACGAACTCCCAACCGGCCCAATGCAACCGGTGCACTACACGGCCTGCGCGTCGCCAATGCGACCCCGGCCAACCTGGCCCGCGCCGCCGTGGAGGGACTGCTGTGCTCGCTCGCCGACGGCGTCGCGCATCTGGCCGCGCACGGCGCCGTCGCGCGGCGCATCCTGCTGGTCGGCGGCGGCGCGCAGTCCCGGGCGCTGCGCGCGATCGCGCCCACGGTGTTCGGCATGCCGGTGCTGGCGCCCACGCCGGCGCAGTACGTCGCGCTGGGCGCGGCGCGGCAGGCGGCGTGGGCGTTGAGCGGATCGCCGCGACCGCCCGCGTGGAATCCGCCGCCCACAGACGAATACACCGCCGACCCCGCACCAGAGGTGCCGGCGCACTACGCGCGGGTGCGCGACCTCACCGAGGGGGTCACTGGTCGTCGGGAAGCGGACGAAACACCGGAAGGACCCGGTATTTCGCGCTGA
- a CDS encoding bifunctional phosphatase PAP2/diacylglycerol kinase family protein, translated as MNRGPWQRARGIKQITRGLGTLDRELFDAIAETDTPLLDTVMPPLTRAADHSKLWVGLGAALLATGRHSAQRGATRGLVTLAAASLITNQVAKRIRRRPRPGYDLVPLVRQVRRRPTSNSLPSGHSASAAAFAIGVGLENPTLGFGLALLAGLVGLSRVVTGAHYPGDVIAGFGIGSGLAVLGGRLVPPIVETALPRTEPLRLAAPRRPDGAGVVLVINPESGSGTGARVVDEVRAALPKVDIRELGPDDDPVQVLRNAAECAEVLAVGGGDGTVAAAAGVAIDAGLPLAVFPAGTFNHFAKDIGCDTVAKTVDAIRRGHVACVDLVCLNDSQMVLNTASIGAYPTFVRQREKLEKRIGKPLAGLYAMLHTLRKDQPVRIRYDNKTLLTSLFFLGNSLYLPTGFAPARRTRMDDGLIDVRILETGRHWARTRILTALALGRLERSPLYHELQVPEFSFSAVDGPTVVACDGEVGAEYDKASFSAKYRVLPVFRPLPDDQ; from the coding sequence ATGAACAGGGGGCCCTGGCAACGCGCGCGCGGCATCAAACAGATCACCCGGGGACTGGGCACGCTGGATCGGGAGCTGTTCGACGCCATCGCCGAGACGGACACCCCGCTACTGGACACGGTCATGCCGCCGCTGACCCGGGCGGCCGACCATTCCAAGCTGTGGGTGGGCCTCGGTGCGGCGCTGCTGGCCACCGGCCGGCACAGCGCGCAGCGCGGCGCGACCCGCGGGCTGGTGACGCTGGCCGCGGCCAGCCTGATCACCAATCAGGTCGCCAAGCGGATCCGCCGGCGACCGCGCCCCGGTTACGACCTGGTGCCCTTGGTCAGGCAGGTCCGCCGGCGCCCGACGTCGAACTCGCTGCCGTCCGGGCACTCCGCGAGCGCGGCCGCGTTCGCGATCGGGGTGGGGCTGGAGAACCCGACGCTGGGCTTCGGCCTGGCGCTGCTGGCCGGGCTGGTCGGTCTGTCGCGGGTGGTGACGGGCGCGCACTATCCCGGCGACGTCATCGCCGGATTCGGCATCGGCTCCGGCCTGGCCGTGCTGGGCGGCCGGCTCGTCCCGCCGATCGTCGAAACCGCCCTTCCGAGAACAGAACCGCTGCGCCTCGCCGCGCCGCGGCGGCCCGATGGCGCCGGCGTGGTCCTGGTCATCAACCCGGAGTCGGGCAGCGGCACGGGGGCCCGGGTGGTCGACGAGGTGCGCGCCGCGCTGCCGAAGGTCGATATCCGAGAACTGGGCCCCGACGACGACCCGGTGCAGGTGCTGCGCAACGCGGCCGAATGCGCCGAGGTGCTGGCGGTGGGCGGCGGTGACGGCACCGTCGCGGCCGCCGCCGGGGTGGCCATCGACGCGGGGCTTCCCCTGGCGGTGTTTCCCGCCGGCACGTTCAACCACTTCGCCAAAGACATCGGCTGCGACACCGTGGCCAAGACGGTCGACGCGATCCGGCGCGGCCACGTGGCATGCGTGGACCTGGTGTGCCTCAACGATTCTCAGATGGTTCTCAACACCGCCAGCATCGGCGCCTACCCGACCTTCGTGCGGCAGCGCGAAAAGCTGGAGAAGCGCATCGGCAAGCCGCTGGCCGGTCTCTACGCGATGCTGCATACGCTGCGCAAGGACCAGCCGGTGCGCATCCGCTACGACAACAAGACCCTGCTGACATCGCTGTTCTTCCTGGGCAATTCGCTGTACCTGCCGACCGGGTTCGCGCCGGCGCGCCGGACCCGGATGGACGACGGCCTGATCGATGTGCGCATCCTCGAGACCGGCCGCCACTGGGCCAGGACCAGGATCCTGACCGCGCTGGCCCTCGGCCGGCTGGAGCGCAGCCCGCTCTACCACGAGTTGCAGGTGCCGGAATTCAGCTTCAGCGCCGTCGACGGCCCCACGGTCGTCGCCTGTGACGGCGAGGTCGGCGCCGAATACGACAAGGCCAGCTTCAGCGCGAAATACCGGGTCCTTCCGGTGTTTCGTCCGCTTCCCGACGACCAGTGA
- a CDS encoding GAP family protein, translating to MAGSWGTVLTGLVPLGLVISLSPLTVIPAVLVLQAPRPRPSSLAFLGGWVLSLAALTAIAVAASGLLGGLDKAPPRWSSWLRVVLGSALIVYGIYRWLNRHGQAESPAWMRSFASITPGRAGITGAVLAVVRPDVALICVPAGLGIGTSGLGLAGDWVAAAFFVAIAASSVAIPILAYVAAGSRLDDTLVRLKDWMDRNNGALLAAVFVVIGAMVLYHGIHAL from the coding sequence ATGGCAGGAAGCTGGGGGACGGTGCTGACCGGGCTCGTTCCGCTCGGACTGGTCATCTCCCTCTCACCGCTCACCGTCATCCCGGCGGTGCTGGTGCTGCAGGCGCCGCGGCCGCGGCCGAGCAGCCTCGCGTTTCTGGGCGGCTGGGTGCTGAGCCTGGCCGCGCTGACGGCGATCGCCGTCGCGGCCTCGGGCCTGCTGGGCGGCTTGGACAAGGCGCCCCCGCGGTGGTCGTCGTGGCTGCGCGTGGTGCTGGGGTCGGCGCTGATCGTGTACGGCATCTACCGCTGGCTCAACCGGCACGGCCAGGCCGAATCCCCGGCCTGGATGCGCTCGTTCGCCAGCATCACCCCCGGGCGGGCGGGGATCACCGGGGCGGTGCTGGCCGTGGTGCGACCGGATGTGGCGCTCATCTGCGTCCCCGCGGGACTGGGCATTGGCACCAGCGGGCTCGGCCTCGCCGGTGACTGGGTGGCGGCGGCGTTCTTCGTGGCCATCGCCGCGTCCAGCGTGGCGATCCCGATATTGGCCTACGTGGCGGCCGGAAGCCGCCTCGACGACACCCTGGTCCGGCTCAAGGACTGGATGGACCGCAACAACGGCGCCCTACTGGCGGCGGTCTTCGTGGTGATCGGTGCGATGGTGCTCTACCACGGGATTCACGCGCTGTAG
- a CDS encoding GAP family protein — MLSKLIALAAVIALSPITVIPAVLVLHAPRPRPASLSFLGGWLLGLVALTAAFVSGSEVLSGFHAAPPKWAAWVRLAFGLALIALAAYHWFTRHRQRSMPRWMRSFSTLSPVRAAVIGAVLAPLRPEVLILCATAGLAVGNSTLSAGAQLIAAAIFVVLAASTVAIPILAYIGAGDRLDHVLERLKAWMEANHDAMMAVILFLIGLMVLYNGIRTLA; from the coding sequence GTGCTGAGCAAACTCATCGCGTTGGCGGCGGTCATCGCGCTGTCACCGATCACGGTCATCCCCGCCGTGCTGGTGCTGCACGCGCCGCGGCCGCGCCCGGCCAGTCTTTCCTTTCTGGGCGGGTGGCTGCTGGGACTGGTCGCCCTCACCGCCGCCTTCGTCAGCGGCTCGGAAGTGCTCAGTGGCTTCCACGCGGCCCCGCCGAAATGGGCGGCCTGGGTGCGGCTCGCGTTCGGCCTGGCGCTCATCGCGCTGGCGGCCTACCACTGGTTCACCCGGCACCGGCAGCGCAGCATGCCGCGCTGGATGCGATCGTTCTCCACCCTGTCCCCGGTGCGCGCCGCGGTGATCGGGGCGGTGCTGGCGCCGCTGCGGCCCGAGGTGCTGATCCTGTGCGCGACCGCCGGCCTGGCCGTCGGCAACAGCACCCTGAGCGCCGGCGCTCAGCTGATCGCGGCCGCGATCTTCGTGGTGCTCGCCGCGTCGACGGTCGCCATCCCGATCCTGGCGTATATCGGCGCCGGGGACCGCCTCGACCATGTCCTGGAACGTCTCAAGGCCTGGATGGAGGCGAACCACGACGCGATGATGGCCGTCATCCTGTTTCTGATCGGGTTGATGGTGCTCTACAACGGAATTCGCACGCTGGCCTGA
- a CDS encoding glycosyltransferase family 39 protein, with the protein MAGAARPSFWYDEAATISAAYSRSLAQMWHMLGNVDAVHGLYYLLMHGWFQVFPPTEFWSRAPSALAVGGAAAGVVVLGKQFSPRTVAVASGAFCAVLPRTTWAGIEARPYAMSMMAAVWLTVLLVYAARRDAGWAWLCYAVALACSIVLDAYLALLLAPYAVFIGVFHRGRTALLGFVIASGVAVGALMPFLMTVAGQAHQISWVAPIGHRTIEDVLMQQYFERCPPFAVLSALLIGAAIVLWLSGSARLANSQRQLLVLATSWLAAPTAAIVTYSALVHPIYTPRYLCFTAPALALILGVCGGAVVAKPWVTTAVVGLFAVAAAPNYVWVQRNPYAKYGMDYSQVADLITAKAAPGDCLLVNDTVTFMPAPMRPLLAARPDAYRKLIDLTLWQKATDRNDVFDTNLIPEVVARPLSQCGVVWIITQADPSQPAHEQGPALPPGPVYWASTAFAVPHDLGFRLVERWQFNLVQVLRAER; encoded by the coding sequence ATGGCCGGCGCCGCGCGGCCCTCCTTCTGGTACGACGAGGCCGCGACCATCTCGGCCGCCTACAGCCGGTCGCTGGCCCAGATGTGGCACATGCTGGGCAACGTCGACGCCGTTCACGGCTTGTATTACCTGCTCATGCACGGCTGGTTCCAGGTTTTCCCGCCCACCGAGTTCTGGTCGCGCGCGCCGAGCGCCCTGGCGGTGGGCGGCGCCGCCGCCGGCGTCGTCGTACTGGGCAAGCAGTTCTCGCCCCGCACCGTCGCGGTGGCCTCCGGAGCGTTCTGCGCGGTGTTGCCGCGGACCACCTGGGCGGGCATCGAGGCCCGTCCCTATGCGATGTCGATGATGGCCGCCGTGTGGCTGACCGTCCTGCTGGTCTACGCCGCGCGCCGTGACGCCGGTTGGGCGTGGCTGTGCTACGCCGTCGCGCTGGCCTGCTCGATCGTGCTGGACGCCTACCTCGCGCTGCTGCTGGCGCCGTACGCCGTGTTCATCGGCGTCTTCCACCGGGGCCGAACGGCGTTGCTGGGCTTCGTGATTGCGTCGGGCGTGGCCGTCGGCGCGCTGATGCCGTTTTTGATGACGGTCGCCGGGCAGGCGCACCAGATCAGTTGGGTCGCGCCCATCGGTCACCGCACCATCGAAGACGTGCTGATGCAGCAGTATTTCGAACGATGCCCGCCGTTCGCCGTGCTGTCGGCGTTGCTGATCGGTGCGGCAATCGTGTTGTGGCTCAGCGGTTCCGCGCGTCTGGCGAATTCGCAGCGCCAGCTGCTGGTGCTCGCGACGAGCTGGCTCGCGGCGCCGACGGCCGCGATCGTGACGTATTCGGCGCTGGTTCATCCGATCTACACGCCGCGCTACCTGTGTTTCACCGCGCCGGCGCTGGCGCTGATCCTGGGGGTCTGCGGTGGCGCGGTGGTCGCCAAACCGTGGGTGACGACGGCGGTCGTCGGCCTTTTCGCCGTGGCCGCCGCGCCCAATTACGTTTGGGTGCAACGTAACCCGTATGCCAAGTACGGCATGGACTACAGTCAGGTCGCCGACCTGATCACCGCGAAGGCCGCGCCTGGCGACTGCCTACTGGTGAACGACACGGTGACGTTCATGCCGGCACCCATGCGCCCACTGCTGGCGGCGCGCCCGGATGCCTATCGCAAGCTGATCGATCTCACGCTGTGGCAGAAGGCGACCGACCGCAACGACGTCTTCGACACCAATCTCATCCCCGAGGTGGTGGCCCGGCCGCTGAGCCAGTGCGGGGTCGTCTGGATCATCACCCAGGCCGACCCGTCCCAGCCGGCGCACGAGCAGGGTCCGGCGCTGCCGCCCGGCCCAGTCTATTGGGCGAGCACCGCCTTCGCGGTGCCGCACGACCTGGGCTTCCGGCTGGTGGAGCGCTGGCAGTTCAACCTGGTCCAGGTGCTCAGAGCGGAGCGCTAG
- a CDS encoding glycoside hydrolase family 16 protein gives MDRRSMMLMSGLGMIGAAMRLPGAWATPSGPSVPAAPSAGGGGYIFADEFDGPAGSAPDPGKWTVQTWQDDVFPPVAGIYRDDRRNVFQDGNSNLVLRATREGDTYYGAKLRGNFRSMINQTWEAKIKLDCLEPGLWSAFWGVNEDPLPDGEVDLFEWYGNGSWPPGTTVHAASNGKTWEGKSIPGMVDGAWHTWRMHWGEEGFQFARDGAQYFSVPNKPIHVHGGAPDDFRWPFNNPGYWMTPMFTLAVGGVGAGDPAAAGLPADMLVDWIHIW, from the coding sequence ATGGATCGTCGCAGCATGATGTTGATGTCGGGCCTCGGCATGATCGGGGCTGCGATGCGCTTGCCGGGTGCCTGGGCCACCCCGTCCGGCCCGTCGGTGCCTGCCGCGCCGTCGGCGGGGGGCGGCGGCTACATCTTCGCCGACGAGTTCGACGGCCCGGCGGGCTCGGCTCCCGATCCGGGGAAATGGACCGTCCAGACCTGGCAGGACGACGTGTTCCCGCCGGTCGCGGGGATCTACCGCGACGACCGCCGAAATGTGTTCCAGGACGGCAATTCCAACCTCGTCTTGCGCGCCACCCGCGAGGGGGACACCTACTACGGCGCCAAACTGCGGGGGAACTTCCGGAGCATGATCAACCAGACCTGGGAGGCGAAGATCAAGCTGGACTGCTTGGAGCCGGGCCTTTGGTCGGCCTTCTGGGGTGTCAACGAGGATCCGCTGCCGGACGGTGAGGTCGACCTTTTCGAGTGGTACGGCAACGGCTCGTGGCCGCCGGGAACGACGGTGCACGCCGCGTCGAACGGGAAGACCTGGGAAGGCAAATCGATTCCCGGCATGGTCGACGGCGCCTGGCACACCTGGCGAATGCACTGGGGCGAGGAGGGATTTCAATTCGCCCGAGACGGGGCGCAGTACTTCAGCGTTCCGAACAAACCCATTCACGTGCACGGGGGCGCCCCCGACGACTTCCGGTGGCCCTTCAACAATCCCGGCTACTGGATGACGCCCATGTTCACCCTGGCCGTCGGTGGGGTCGGCGCCGGAGATCCGGCCGCTGCCGGTCTCCCGGCGGACATGCTCGTCGACTGGATCCACATCTGGTGA
- a CDS encoding NADP-dependent oxidoreductase: MPDLPNRQVLLRRRPSGLVRPDDTEMVTTPAPEPADGEALLRTTYVGIDAAARTWLDDQPSYLPPVQLGEVIRAAGIGEVVASRCDAYAVGDVVTTLTGFQEYVLIRDDVFSTPIPGEDDQLAIMSVYGPTGATAYFGMTDIGRPQPGETVVVSAAAGATGSVAGQIAKIAGARVVGIAGGPEKCRAVVEDFGFDACIDYKNDDIVAALKKHCPQRVDVYFDNVGGPILNAVLGRLAARARVVLCGVISSYLTGDHPGPANYVNLLSKTALMQGFNALDQWGRFDEAFAALRQWEAEGRLQYRQTIFEGIESCVDALNGLFTGVNVGKTLVRLSEPSPR; this comes from the coding sequence GTGCCCGATTTGCCGAATCGCCAGGTCCTCCTTCGTCGCCGCCCCTCCGGGCTTGTCCGGCCGGATGACACGGAAATGGTCACCACGCCCGCGCCCGAACCCGCCGACGGCGAGGCGCTGTTGCGGACCACCTACGTCGGCATCGACGCCGCCGCCCGCACCTGGCTGGACGACCAGCCGAGCTACCTCCCGCCGGTGCAGCTGGGGGAGGTCATCCGGGCGGCCGGGATCGGCGAGGTGGTCGCGTCGCGGTGCGACGCCTACGCCGTCGGCGACGTCGTCACCACGCTGACCGGCTTCCAGGAATACGTGCTCATCCGCGACGACGTGTTCAGCACGCCGATTCCGGGCGAGGACGATCAGCTGGCCATCATGTCCGTCTACGGGCCGACGGGCGCCACCGCCTATTTCGGGATGACCGACATCGGCCGGCCGCAACCCGGGGAGACGGTGGTGGTGTCGGCCGCCGCGGGCGCCACCGGATCGGTCGCCGGGCAGATCGCCAAGATCGCCGGCGCCCGGGTGGTGGGCATCGCGGGCGGGCCGGAGAAATGCCGCGCGGTGGTGGAGGACTTCGGATTCGACGCGTGCATCGACTACAAGAACGACGACATCGTGGCGGCGCTGAAAAAGCATTGCCCGCAACGCGTCGACGTCTACTTCGACAACGTGGGCGGCCCCATCCTCAACGCCGTGCTGGGCCGCCTGGCCGCCCGCGCGCGCGTCGTTTTGTGCGGCGTCATCTCGAGCTACCTCACCGGGGACCACCCCGGACCGGCCAACTACGTGAACCTGCTGTCCAAGACCGCGCTGATGCAGGGGTTCAACGCGCTCGATCAGTGGGGCCGCTTCGACGAGGCGTTCGCCGCGCTACGCCAGTGGGAGGCCGAAGGCCGACTCCAATACCGCCAGACCATCTTTGAGGGCATCGAGTCCTGTGTCGATGCCCTTAACGGCCTGTTCACCGGGGTCAACGTCGGCAAGACCCTGGTCAGGCTCAGCGAACCCAGCCCTCGCTAG
- a CDS encoding DUF3060 domain-containing protein — MAANEDPEDRIRELERPLAETARASEQLSSQPAGQNYPPGPVGAPPPPPAPWTYAGPPRPRPSSNRVWWILGTAVVIGILALAGGIAAFAAHQLSGVKSIIATPPTISKPFGPPRISTNPGPSTSPAAPPGTELSVAGINENRTIACNDNMVSVSGVSNTVTITGHCASLSVSGVQNSITVEAVETIEASGFNNKVTYHSGAPKVSNSGGSNVVQQG, encoded by the coding sequence ATGGCAGCAAACGAAGACCCGGAAGACCGGATCCGGGAACTCGAGCGCCCACTCGCCGAGACGGCCCGGGCGTCAGAACAGCTCAGTTCGCAGCCCGCCGGCCAGAATTATCCGCCCGGCCCGGTGGGCGCCCCGCCCCCGCCGCCGGCCCCGTGGACATACGCTGGCCCACCCCGGCCACGTCCCTCCAGCAACCGCGTCTGGTGGATCCTCGGCACGGCCGTCGTCATCGGCATATTGGCCCTCGCGGGTGGCATCGCGGCCTTTGCCGCACACCAGCTTTCCGGCGTGAAGTCGATCATCGCGACGCCGCCAACCATCTCCAAACCGTTTGGCCCACCACGCATTTCGACGAATCCCGGCCCGTCAACCTCGCCCGCCGCACCGCCGGGCACCGAGCTCAGCGTCGCCGGCATCAACGAGAACCGGACCATCGCCTGTAACGACAACATGGTCAGCGTCAGTGGGGTTTCGAACACGGTGACGATCACCGGGCATTGCGCCAGCCTGTCGGTGTCCGGCGTGCAGAATTCGATCACCGTCGAGGCCGTCGAGACCATCGAGGCCTCCGGCTTCAACAACAAGGTCACCTACCACTCCGGCGCGCCGAAGGTCAGCAACTCCGGCGGCTCGAACGTGGTGCAGCAGGGCTGA
- a CDS encoding TetR/AcrR family transcriptional regulator encodes MSIVAGQTPDRPVGPTRRTTAPRKRGDDTRAKIIDETVRCIVEEGFSAATAKHVAERAGVTWGVIQYHFGDRNGLLMAVVDDGVARLVDSLSAADVSELPLRMRIEVVVDTAWSCYSSPTSMAAFEILRETRGGPDPSSRRHLLDMNSAVGQLGRLITTDPAHAGVAEVIWATLRGVVLAQMVTGAAIDWSLERRALVDMVTRVLQ; translated from the coding sequence ATGTCCATCGTCGCTGGCCAGACCCCCGATCGCCCGGTTGGCCCCACCCGGCGAACCACCGCGCCACGCAAGCGCGGCGATGACACCCGGGCGAAAATCATCGATGAGACGGTCCGCTGCATCGTGGAGGAGGGATTCTCCGCCGCCACCGCCAAGCACGTGGCCGAACGCGCCGGCGTGACGTGGGGGGTCATCCAGTACCACTTCGGGGATCGCAACGGCCTGCTGATGGCCGTGGTGGACGACGGGGTGGCCCGGCTGGTGGACAGCCTGTCGGCGGCCGACGTCAGCGAGCTGCCGCTGCGGATGCGGATCGAGGTCGTCGTCGACACCGCCTGGAGCTGCTACAGCAGCCCGACGTCGATGGCCGCCTTCGAAATCCTGCGCGAGACCCGCGGCGGCCCGGACCCGTCGTCGCGGCGCCATCTGCTCGACATGAACTCCGCGGTCGGCCAGCTGGGGCGACTGATCACCACCGATCCCGCGCATGCCGGTGTGGCCGAGGTCATTTGGGCCACGCTGCGCGGTGTGGTGCTGGCGCAGATGGTCACCGGTGCAGCCATCGATTGGAGCCTGGAACGACGTGCCCTCGTCGACATGGTCACCCGTGTGCTGCAATGA
- a CDS encoding nuclear transport factor 2 family protein, protein MTLDDLADIEAIKQVKYRYLRALDTKHWDDFADTLAEDIKADYGPSIGNELHFTNRADLVEYMRTSLPANVITEHRVTHPDITIDGDTATGSWYLQDRVMVADLNFMLIGAAFYRDTYRRTDAGWKISGTGYDRTYDATMSLEGLNFTLKPGRAIAAE, encoded by the coding sequence ATGACCCTCGACGATCTCGCCGATATCGAAGCGATCAAGCAAGTAAAATACCGGTATCTGCGCGCGCTGGACACCAAGCACTGGGACGACTTCGCCGACACCCTGGCCGAGGACATCAAGGCCGACTACGGGCCGTCGATCGGCAACGAGCTGCACTTCACCAACCGGGCCGATCTGGTGGAGTACATGCGGACGTCGCTGCCCGCGAACGTCATCACCGAACACCGGGTGACGCATCCGGACATCACCATCGACGGCGACACCGCAACGGGCAGTTGGTATCTGCAGGACCGGGTCATGGTCGCCGACTTGAACTTCATGTTGATCGGCGCGGCCTTCTACCGCGACACCTACCGTCGCACCGATGCCGGCTGGAAGATCAGCGGCACCGGCTACGACCGAACCTACGATGCCACAATGTCTTTGGAGGGCCTGAACTTCACCCTCAAACCCGGCCGGGCCATCGCCGCCGAGTGA
- a CDS encoding L,D-transpeptidase family protein: MHRLLTSLCAAACVIFASVVLAPISAAAGAPWFANAVGGATQVVSVVSTGGSNATMEIFQRSGTGWQSLRSNIPTHVGSAGMAPQAKSGVPATPMGVYSLDSAFGTAPNPGTGLPYTQISGPNYWWSGDDHSPTFNSMQTCQKAQCPFNTADSENLQIPQYKHAVVMGVNKNKTPGGGAAFFFHTTDGKPTEGCVAVDDAQLVSIMKWLRPGAVIAITK; this comes from the coding sequence ATGCACCGACTGCTCACTTCACTGTGCGCCGCGGCGTGCGTAATTTTCGCCTCGGTGGTGCTGGCGCCGATCAGCGCCGCCGCCGGCGCTCCCTGGTTCGCGAACGCGGTTGGCGGTGCGACCCAGGTGGTTTCGGTGGTGAGCACCGGCGGTTCCAACGCGACCATGGAGATCTTCCAGCGCAGCGGCACCGGCTGGCAGTCGCTGCGGTCCAACATTCCCACCCACGTCGGTTCGGCGGGCATGGCGCCGCAGGCCAAGAGCGGCGTTCCGGCCACCCCGATGGGCGTGTACAGCCTGGACTCCGCGTTCGGCACGGCGCCGAATCCGGGTACCGGGCTGCCCTACACCCAGATCTCCGGGCCCAACTACTGGTGGAGCGGCGACGACCACAGTCCCACGTTCAACTCGATGCAGACGTGCCAGAAAGCGCAGTGCCCGTTCAACACCGCCGACAGCGAGAACCTGCAGATCCCGCAGTACAAGCACGCCGTCGTGATGGGCGTCAACAAGAACAAGACCCCGGGTGGGGGAGCCGCGTTCTTCTTCCACACCACCGACGGGAAACCCACCGAAGGCTGCGTGGCGGTCGACGACGCTCAGCTGGTGTCGATCATGAAATGGCTGCGGCCCGGCGCGGTCATCGCCATCACCAAGTAG